One Microcaecilia unicolor chromosome 8, aMicUni1.1, whole genome shotgun sequence DNA window includes the following coding sequences:
- the LOC115475915 gene encoding keratin-associated protein 16-1-like yields the protein MGTCKYEHTLFECTLCECDCTLHECTPYESECRLYECKPCECECTLCECECKLCESDCTLHECTPYESECRLYECKPCECECTLCECECKLYKGIHCANVSVNFVKVTVHCMSVHRMKVSVDCMSVNHVNVSVHCANVSVNFVKVTVHCMSVHRYTLCECECKLCESDCTLHECTPYESECRLYECKPCECECTLCECECKLCESDCTLHECTPYERYTLCECECKLCESDCTLHECTPYESECRLYECTLCECECTLCECECKLCESDCTLHECTPYESECRLYECKPCECECTLCECECKLCESDCTLHECTPYESECRLYECKPCECECTLCECECKLYKGIHCANVSVNFVKVTVHCMSVHRMKVSVDCMSVHCVNVSVHCANVSVNFVKVTVHCMSVHRMKFECTLYECTVHECECTLCECDECILCESVYTV from the exons ATGGGGACCTGCAAATATGAACATACATTGTTTGAGTGCACACTGTGCGAATGTGACTGTACACTGCATGAGTGTACACCGTATGAAAGTGAGTGTAGACTGTATGAGTGTAAACCATGTGAATGTGAGTGTACACTGTGCGAATGTGAGTGTAAACTTTGTGAAAGTGACTGTACACTGCATGAGTGTACACCGTATGAAAGTGAGTGTAGACTGTATGAGTGTAAACCATGTGAATGTGAGTGTACATTGTGTGAATGTGAGTGTAAACTGTATAAGGGTATACACTGTGCGAATGTGAGTGTAAACTTTGTGAAAGTGACTGTACACTGCATGAGTGTACACCGTATGAAAGTGAGTGTAGACTGTATGAGTGTAAACCATGTGAATGTGAGTGTACACTGTGCGAATGTGAGTGTAAACTTTGTGAAAGTGACTGTACACTGCATGAGTGTACACC GGTATACACTGTGCGAATGTGAGTGTAAACTTTGTGAAAGTGACTGTACACTGCATGAGTGTACACCGTATGAAAGTGAGTGTAGACTGTATGAGTGTAAACCATGTGAATGTGAGTGTACACTGTGCGAATGTGAGTGTAAACTTTGTGAAAGTGACTGTACACTGCATGAGTGTACACCGTATGAAA GGTATACACTGTGCGAATGTGAGTGTAAACTTTGTGAAAGTGACTGTACACTGCATGAGTGTACACCGTATGAAAGTGAGTGTAGACTGTATGAGTGTACACTGTGTGAATGTGAGTGTACACTGTGCGAATGTGAGTGTAAACTTTGTGAAAGTGACTGTACACTGCATGAGTGTACACCGTATGAAAGTGAGTGTAGACTGTATGAGTGTAAACCATGTGAATGTGAGTGTACACTGTGCGAATGTGAGTGTAAACTTTGTGAAAGTGACTGTACACTGCATGAGTGTACACCGTATGAAAGTGAGTGTAGACTGTATGAGTGTAAACCATGTGAATGTGAGTGTACATTGTGTGAATGTGAGTGTAAACTGTATAAGGGTATACACTGTGCGAATGTGAGTGTAAACTTTGTGAAAGTGACTGTACACTGCATGAGTGTACACCGTATGAAAGTGAGTGTAGACTGTATGAGTGTACACTGTGTGAATGTGAGTGTACACTGTGCGAATGTGAGTGTAAACTTTGTGAAAGTGACTGTACACTGCATGAGTGTACACCGTATGAAA TTTGAGTGTACACTGTATGAATGTACAGTGCATGAATGTGAGTGTACACTGTGTGAATGTGATGAGTGTATACTATGTGAAAGCGTCTACACTGTATGA